A single genomic interval of Microbacterium sp. zg-Y1090 harbors:
- a CDS encoding endonuclease/exonuclease/phosphatase family protein encodes MLRLTGILLTVLFAIGAAIVTWPSFFRVERMFPIAQIVAFRPLIVLAFATMLLLALLLALARPMRAFALSIATVCLLAAGAGAVMVAERGVGAEALPAKGETSLRVMTWNTAGGEATAPEKIAQTAVTMEADVVALPETTIETGSAVAEAMREMGHPMWAHHTKHGLWDASSTTLLISPDLGDYAVIESSRDGSSNTSVVPSAVAMPVDGSGPIIVAAHAVAPRQNAMQAWRDDLQWLADQCAADDVIMAGDFNATIDHMLRMGVDGGHLGRCRDAAADSGTGAAGTWPTDVPSLIGSPIDHVMTTDAWTVSGSVVLTSMDGVGSDHRPLVVQLEPAG; translated from the coding sequence GTGCTGCGTCTGACCGGGATCCTCCTGACGGTCCTGTTCGCGATCGGCGCCGCGATCGTGACATGGCCGTCCTTCTTCCGTGTGGAGCGGATGTTCCCGATCGCCCAGATCGTCGCCTTCCGTCCGCTCATCGTGCTGGCGTTCGCGACGATGCTCCTGCTGGCGCTCCTGCTGGCGCTGGCCCGACCGATGCGCGCCTTCGCGCTGTCGATCGCCACGGTGTGCCTCCTCGCCGCCGGCGCCGGCGCCGTGATGGTCGCGGAACGCGGAGTGGGCGCAGAAGCCCTCCCGGCCAAGGGCGAGACGAGCCTGCGCGTGATGACCTGGAACACCGCCGGGGGTGAGGCCACCGCTCCCGAGAAGATCGCCCAGACGGCCGTCACGATGGAGGCGGACGTCGTCGCCCTGCCGGAGACGACCATCGAGACCGGCTCGGCGGTGGCCGAGGCGATGCGCGAGATGGGGCACCCGATGTGGGCGCACCACACCAAGCACGGGCTGTGGGATGCCTCGTCGACCACCCTGCTCATCTCACCGGACCTCGGCGACTACGCCGTGATCGAGTCGTCCCGCGACGGCTCCAGCAACACCTCGGTCGTGCCGAGCGCCGTCGCGATGCCGGTGGACGGCAGCGGGCCGATCATCGTCGCCGCCCACGCCGTCGCGCCCCGCCAGAACGCCATGCAGGCGTGGCGCGACGATCTGCAGTGGCTCGCCGACCAGTGCGCCGCCGATGACGTCATCATGGCCGGGGACTTCAACGCCACCATCGACCACATGCTGCGCATGGGCGTCGACGGCGGGCACCTCGGCCGCTGCCGCGACGCCGCCGCCGACAGCGGCACCGGGGCCGCCGGCACCTGGCCGACCGACGTGCCCTCCCTCATCGGCTCCCCCATCGACCACGTCATGACGACGGATGCCTGGACCGTGAGCGGCTCCGTCGTGCTGACGTCCATGGACGGCGTCGGCAGCGATCACCGCCCCCTGGTGGTGCAGCTGGAGCCGGCGGGCTGA